One region of Purpureocillium takamizusanense chromosome 4, complete sequence genomic DNA includes:
- a CDS encoding uncharacterized protein (EggNog:ENOG503NXB2~TransMembrane:4 (i175-194o200-222i280-298o304-322i)), with product MAPRLPPLWSRETFSDASSGEFAAQWSNPGDVFSILLLLGGDVINQALAQLAGSGLAPVTFSFGWVAYAVSSLTTAVGHNKLMPREPDYGCKVINASNGYVRENSSWVIGRIARDFDHWRDKTVTQRTAELVSDKWIDLKRYDPTANCPRQAGLVISIYEPSKLVVAGTVRLNSIYWTGMAVMLLQLVVAAIPIGMYGDWATMVVTAIGTLLSLITGLLPQWKREKWACRRHARTTYVITRGNGAQHAIVVLGNGCGLNLEDLAAGQYNAQVAANLSTRLALFGLATLWILLLITAAGIKSHTWFLLAVGGIGIVQNIHAASHHCRPENFGLHLHFVRVIGKRKVMDTLLEAERSYENLGLALLPEFFPGVLTTEDDARWQLVKEARNKAWEVARKTSRAQPQPQTSRRQSV from the exons ATGGCTCCAAGGCTGCCTCCCTTATGGTCTCGCGAAACGTTTTCAGATGCCAGCTCCGGCGAGTTCGCTGCGCAATGGAGCAACCCGGGCGATGTCTTTAGcatcctcctgctcctcggcggggaTGTCATCAACCAGGCACTTGCCCAGCTCGCGGGGTCGGGTCTGGCCCCCGTTACGTTTTCATTCG GCTGGGTCGCATACGCTGTCAGCTCGCTCACCACTGCTGTCGGACACAACAAGCTTATGCCGAGAGAGCCAGACTACGGCTGCAAAGTCATAAACGCGTCCAACGGCTACGTCCGGGAAAATTCAAGTTGGGTCATTGGCAGGATAGCCCGGGACTTTGATCACTGGCGCGACAAGACGGTGACGCAGAGGACGGCCGAGCTCGTGTCAGATAAATGGATCGACTTGAAGCGGTACGACCCCACCGCCAACTGCCCTCGGCAAGCAGGCCTTGTTATCTCAATCTACGAGCCAAGTAAGCTGGTTGTAGCGGGCACAGTCAGGCTCAACTCTATCTACTGGACCGGCATGGCtgtgatgctgctgcagctcgtcgtcgccgccatcccgaTCGGTATGTACGGCGATTGGGCTACCATGGTCGTCACGGCCATTGGCACCCTCCTGTCCCTCATCACGGGCCTGCTCCCGCAATGGAAGAGAGAGAAGTGGGCATGCCGGCGCCACGCCCGAACTACCTACGTAATAACTAGGGGCAACGGCGCGCAGCACGCCATCGTTGTCCTCGGTAACGGCTGCGGCCTCAACCTGGAGgacctggcggcgggccagtACAACGCCCAGGTGGCGGCCAATCTCTCGACCCGTCTCGCCCTCTTTGGGCTCGCAACCCTCTGGATCCTGCTCCTCATCACAGCCGCCGGCATCAAGTCGCATACCTGGTTCCTGCTTGCtgtcggcggcatcggcatcgtgcAAAACAtccacgccgccagccaccACTGCCGGCCGGAGAACTTtggcctgcacctgcactTTGTCCGCGTGATTGGCAAGCGCAAGGTCATGGACACGTTACTTGAGGCAGAGCGGAGTTATGAGAATCTCGGACTCGCGCTACTGCCTGAATTCTTCCCTGGTGTACTCacgaccgaggacgacgcgaGATGGCAGCTAGTTAAGGAAGCCCGTAATAAAGCTTGGGAAGTCGCTAGGAAGACGAGTCGGgcgcagccacagccacagACGAGTCGTAGGCAGAGTGTATAG